A region from the Spea bombifrons isolate aSpeBom1 chromosome 7, aSpeBom1.2.pri, whole genome shotgun sequence genome encodes:
- the LOC128502000 gene encoding gamma-crystallin 1-like, giving the protein MGKIIFYEDRNFQGRSYECSSDCSDLHSYFNRCNSIRVENGNWMLYEHPNYTGHQYFLRRGEYPDFQQWLGFNDSIRSCRIIPQQRGSYRIRVYEREDFRGESMEFLDDCPSVYDRFNYHDIYSCNVFDGHWIFYELPNYRGRQYYLRPGEYRRFTDWGAMNARVGSFRRVRESY; this is encoded by the exons ATGGGAAAG ATCATCTTCTACGAGGACAGGAACTTCCAGGGCCGCTCCTACGAGTGCAGCTCTGACTGTTCTGACCTTCACTCCTATTTCAACCGGTGCAACTCCATCCGTGTCGAGAATGGAAACTGGATGCTGTATGAACATCCCAACTACACCGGGCACCAGTACTTCTTAAGGAGGGGGGAATATCCTGACTTCCAACAATGGTTGGGATTCAATGACTCCATCAGATCCTGTCGTATCATCCCTCAG CAAAGGGGATCCTATAGAATAAGGGTCTACGAAAGAGAAGATTTCAGAGGGGAGAGCATGGAGTTCTTAGATGATTGCCCATCTGTCTATGATCGTTTTAATTATCATGATATCTACTCTTGTAATGTGTTTGATGGCCACTGGATCTTCTACGAGCTGCCCAATTATAGAGGACGTCAGTATTACCTGAGACCTGGAGAGTACAGGAGATTCACCGACTGGGGTGCCATGAATGCTAGAGTTGGCTCTTTCAGACGTGTCAGAGAATCATATTAA
- the LOC128501997 gene encoding carboxypeptidase O-like, which yields MKLFLWSICLLGVLVYKGSCLQVRYDGDQVLKITPQTSAQAQLLQELTSNWLLDLWNPDMVEDISTLREVHVRVPFSYVDQMKEKLLQQAIPFTVMINDVQKLIDKSTRSKSNTLPMSLENYDYKQYHPMEEIYEWMEHIKEKHSDLVSQHYLGNTYEKRPIYYFKIGWPSDKQKKLVVMDCGIHAREWIAVAFCQWFVKVIIEKHQNDPILTNALKQVDFYIIPVLNVDGYIYSWTHERLWRKNRSPQGNGTCYGVDLNRNFNSQWCSVGASRNCSSFTFCGPEPASELETKALVALMEPVKSNILSYLTIHSYGQYILLPFGYTYQPSENHAELTKVAETAAAKIKGVHNKIYTVGSSSVVLYNNSGSSADWAGDLKIKLSYTFELRDNGTYGFQLPPDQIAPTCEENTVAVMSIIEYLNENYLENNAVVVSSVWLNVILSCAICMYFTLTH from the exons ATGAAGCTTTTCCTGTGGAGCATTTGCCTGCTGGGAGTGTTGGTATACAAAGGGTCTTGTCTTCAAGTTCGATATGATGG GGATCAGGTCCTCAAAATCACCCCTCAAACATCTGCACAAGCACAACTCCTGCAAGAATTAACAAGCAATTGGCTG CTTGATCTTTGGAATCCAGACATGGTTGAAGATATCTCCACATTGAGAGAGGTCCACGTCCGGGTCCCATTTTCTTATGTCGATCAAATGAAAGAGAAGCTTCTACAACAAGCAATTCCTTTTAC TGTCATGATTAATGATGTCCAGAAATTGATAGACAAGAGTACCAGGAGCAAAAGCAATACATTGCCAATGTCTTTGGAAAACTATGACTACAAACAGTATCACCCGATGGAAGAG ATTTATGAATGGATGGAACACATTAAGGAGAAACACAGCGATCTGGTATCACAGCATTATTTAGGAAATACATATGAAAAGAGACCAATCTACTATTTCAAA attggATGGCCATCAGACAAGCAAAAAAAACTTGTTGTAATGGACTGCGGAATTCATGCCCGAGAATGGATCGCTGTTGCCTTTTGCCAATGGTTTGTAAAAGTG ATCATTGAAAAACACCAGAATGATCCTATTCTTACCAATGCCCTCAAACAAGTTGACTTCTACATCATACCTGTGCTAAATGTTGATGGATATATTTACTCCTGGACGCAC GAACGTCTTTGGAGAAAAAATCGCTCACCGCAAGGCAATGGAACATGCTACGGCGTGGACTTGAACAGGAACTTTAATTCACAGTGGTGTT CTGTTGGTGCCTCTAGAAATTGCTCAAGCTTTACCTTCTGTGGTCCAGAACCAGCTTCAGAACTTGAAACAAAAGCACTGGTTGCACTAATGGAACCAGttaaatctaatattttaaGCTACCTCACCATTCATTCATATGGACAATATATTCTGCTCCCGTTTGGCTATACATACCAACCCTCTGAAAACCATGCTGAACTG ACAAAGGTTGCAGAGACGGCGGCTGCCAAAATAAAAGGAGTGCATAACAAAATTTACACAGTGGGATCCTCATCTGTTGTATTGT ATAATAATTCTGGGTCCTCTGCAGACTGGGCTGGTGACCTTAAAATAAAGCTGTCATACACCTTTGAATTAAGAGACAATGGCACCTATGGCTTTCAGCTGCCTCCAGACCAGATTGCACCTACTTGCGAAGAGAACACTGTCGCTGTGATGTCCATAATTGAATATCTCAATGAAAACTACCTTGAAAATAATGCTGTGGTTGTCTCTTCCGTCTGGCTAAATGTAATCCTTTCTTGTGCCATCTGCATGTATTTTACTTTAACCCATTAA
- the LOC128502001 gene encoding gamma-crystallin 1-like codes for MGKIIFYEDRNFQGRSYECSSDSSDLLSFFNRCGSIRVEHGNWMIYEFPNYRGCQFFLKRGEYPDFNQCMGFGDSIRSCRIIPQQGACKIRIYEREDFKGQMMEFTEDCPQIYEKFRSHDIHSCNVLEGHWIFYDEPNYKGRQYYLRPGEYRKYSDWGAVNSRVGSIRRATDIY; via the exons ATGGGAAAG ATCATCTTTTATGAAGACAGGAACTTCCAGGGCCGCTCTTATGAGTGCAGCTCTGATAGCTCCGACTTGCTGTCCTTCTTTAACCGCTGTGGCTCCATCCGCGTTGAACATGGAAATTGGATGATCTATGAATTTCCCAACTACAGGGGatgccagttttttttaaagagagggGAATACCCTGACTTCAACCAATGCATGGGCTTTGGAGATTCCATTAGATCTTGCAGGATAATTCCCCAG CAAGGAGCATGCAAGATTAGAATCTATGAAAGGGAAGATTTCAAGGGACAGATGATGGAGTTTACTGAAGACTGTCCTCAAATTTATGAGAAATTCCGATCCCATGACATCCACTCCTGCAACGTTCTTGAAGGGCATTGGATCTTCTATGATGAGCCCAACTATAAAGGACGTCAGTATTACCTGAGGCCTGGAGAGTATAGGAAATACAGCGACTGGGGAGCAGTTAACAGCAGGGTTGGCTCCATCAGAAGGGCCACAGACATTTATTAA
- the C7H2orf80 gene encoding uncharacterized protein C2orf80 homolog has product MERKRLKKEVEKLLSDYVGTTLREKEFDPKGRKESKSLDDVAHYDLAIGVALQWLNSSEELKKGSIKMPLNQQKYPGRMEREAMILSSFAGIIMNRLPVENVFEIYGSKHSQTQLRSSTRGHLTQAFNLSLHPFAMLTAPQAAEHAWKHCTRLSTGRNEHTSAKHHNPKTIQQEHQETISGREDTGSVTEGNQDHFKAEGSEDI; this is encoded by the exons ATGGAAAGGAAGAGACTGAAAAAGGAAGTAGAAAAACTCCT GAGTGACTATGTTGGTACTACCCTTCGAGAAAAGGAATTTGATCCAAAAGGACGAAAGGAATCCAAATCGCTAGATGATGTG gctCATTATGACCTGGCTATTGGTGTTGCCTTACAATGGCTTAATAGTTCTGAAGAGCTGAAAAAAGGGAGCAT AAAGATGCCTCTAAACCAACAAAAATACCCAGGCCGGATGGAGAGAGAAGCTATGATTTTATCCAGCTTTGCAGGAATAATAATG AACAGACTGCCAGTTGAAAATGTGTTTGAAATATATGGGAGCAAACATTCACAAACACAGCTTAGGAGTTCGACAAGG GGTCATTTGACACAGGCCTTTAATCTTTCATTACATCCATTCGCCATGCTGACAGCCCCACAGGCTGCCGAACATGCCTGGAAGCATT GTACCCGATTGTCCACCGGCAGAAATGAACATACTTCGGCAAAACATCATAATCCAAAAACTATACAGCAAGAGCATCAGGAAACA ATATCTGGAAGAGAAGACACTGGATCTGTGACAGAAGGCAACCAGGACCATTTTAAAGCAGAAGGCAGTGAAGACATATAA
- the LOC128502003 gene encoding carboxypeptidase O-like: protein MKFWGICLLGILIYDGSCKKVRYDGDQVLKIIPEVTEHVQYLQKITKEWQLDLWKPDLIEEIEAGNEMHVRVPFSYLHQMKENLHQQAMPFTIMITDVQKLIDHNAQTQHKMQRMSMKSYNYTIYHPMEEIYQWMDDIKDKHSDLVTQHYLGHTYENRPIYYLKIGWPSHKKKKIFFMDCGIHAREWISVAYCQWFVQEVLSNHRNDMLLTNVLKQLDFYIVPVFNVDGYVYTWTTERLWRKNRSPHDNGTCYGVDLNRNFNSRWGTVGIASECDSPVFCGPSPASEPETQALVSLIETHKSDILCYINVHSYGQLLLYPYGYSANLSENHNELEKVAKRAVDLIMEKHNIEYTEGRTSYLLYSISGASADWAADLKIKLSYIFELRDDGTYGFELPPDQIEPTCQETMTAVMSIIEYINSTYLENSAVTFTSVRLNVILSCVVCMLYSLIN from the exons ATGAAATTTTGGGGCATATGCCTGCTtggaatattaatatatgatgGGTCCTGTAAAAAGGTTCGATATGATGG AGATCAAGTCCTAAAAATCATACCGGAGGTAACAGAACATGTACAGTATcttcaaaaaataacaaaggagTGGCAA CTTGATCTATGGAAGCCAGATTTAATTGAGGAAATTGAGGCTGGAAACGAAATGCATGTCCGGGTTCCATTTTCCTATCTTCACCAGATGAAAGAAAATCTTCACCAGCAAGCAATGCCTTTTAC AATCATGATTACTGATGTACAGAAACTGATAGATCACAATGCACAGACTCAGCACAAAATGCAGAGAATGTCGATGAAAAGCTATAATTATACCATTTATCATCCAATGGAAGAG atttaTCAGTGGATGGATGATATAAAAGATAAACACAGTGATCTGGTTACACAACACTATTTGGGACACACATATGAAAACCGGCCAATCTACTATTTAAAA ATTGGATGGCCATcacacaagaaaaagaaaatattttttatggactGTGGTATTCATGCTCGAGAGTGGATTTCTGTAGCTTATTGCCAGTGGTTTGTCCAAGAG GTACTTTCGAATCACAGGAATGACATGCTCCTTACCAATGTGCTCAAGCAACTTGATTTCTACATTGTACCAGTATTTAACGTTGATGGATATGTTTATACATGGACAACA GAACGTCTTTGGAGAAAGAATAGATCACCACATGATAATGGCACCTGCTATGGAGTGGATCTCAACCGTAACTTTAATTCACGGTGGGGTA CAGTTGGGATCGCATCAGAGTGTGACAGCCCTGTCTTCTGTGGTCCATCGCCAGCTTCAGAACCCGAGACACAAGCATTGGTCAGCCTTATTGAAACACATAAATCTGACATCCTGTGTTACATTAATGTTCACTCCTATGGGCAGCTGCTCCTGTATCCGTACGGTTATTCAGCAAACTTATCGGAGAACCACAATGAGCTG gagAAAGTTGCCAAAAGAGCTGTTGACTTAATTATGGAAAAACATAACATTGAGTACACAGAAGGACGTACATCTTACTTATTGT ATTCCATTTCCGGAGCTTCTGCAGACTGGGCTGCTGACCTCAAAATAAAACTGTCTTATATCTTTGAACTAAGAGATGATGGCACCTATGGGTTTGAGCTCCCACCTGATCAGATTGAGCCAACATGCCAAGAGACAATGACAGCAGTCATGTCCATAATTGAATACATTAATAGCACCTACCTTGAAAATAGTGCAGTGACATTCACTTCTGTGCGGCTAAATGTTATTCTCTCATGTGTTGTATGTATGTTGTATTCACTAATCaattaa